A stretch of DNA from Alteromonas gilva:
TACCTGTACTTTGTAACTCATCGCAGTGCCAATACCACTTGGTATTCCACTTCCACTGCACTACGCTTATCATCATGGTAGGTTTTAATAATAAACAAAGACTTAAGCTCGCTGCATAATACGTGTAAGCTACTCAGCGCACAAGTCGGCTTGGAGAGGTAGTGTGGAATCGTTAACCCTGGCAGAAAAACAAGCTCAGTTTAATGAGTTTTTCCTTATAAGTCATAGCATCAAGGTCAATGTTAAACCCCTTGAGGCAGGCTTTGTGTTGCCCAACGCCGAAGAGCTCGACGAACACATGCCCTATGCGTTTCGCATTGCCAGTGAAATGGCCAGTATCGAAACCCAGGCCCTGCGTCCACTGCGTAACCTCAGCGAACATGCCTCTGATCTGGTCAATTACTTAACCCATCAGTCGCGTAAAATCGATCTGATGATGTCGTATATTTTGCATCAGCAGGACGATCCGGATCATCGCTTCGAAAGTATTAAATTCGGCGGTGGCGGTGTCATTATTCTCCACCCTGCCCCCATTGATATTGGCAGGGAGGCCGA
This window harbors:
- a CDS encoding PilZ domain-containing protein; protein product: MESLTLAEKQAQFNEFFLISHSIKVNVKPLEAGFVLPNAEELDEHMPYAFRIASEMASIETQALRPLRNLSEHASDLVNYLTHQSRKIDLMMSYILHQQDDPDHRFESIKFGGGGVIILHPAPIDIGREAELKLFVSEEAAAIFCYGEVITCQQESDGYHISFIFTRIREQDQELLVRASLHLQTLQLRKRNQTKKT